Proteins encoded by one window of Thermodesulfatator atlanticus DSM 21156:
- the flgG gene encoding flagellar basal-body rod protein FlgG translates to MIRSLWSAATGMQAQQLKLDVIANNLANVNTSGFKKSRPDFEDLLYQKLKLAGALNGEGNQVPVGMEIGLGVRPVSVSKIFSQGEYEQTNNELDLAIEGRGFFKVLVNGEELYTRAGHFKVDRDGYIVTPNGAKLQPEIVVPNNAVRIEITQDGQVTAIMGDGTTQNLGQILLYDFPNPAGLYSLGRNLYRPSDASGDVIEGQPGAEGFGTIAQGYLEMSNVDVVEEMVQMIVTQRAYEANSKTIQTADRLLEMANNVKR, encoded by the coding sequence ATGATACGCAGTCTCTGGTCCGCTGCCACAGGTATGCAGGCCCAACAATTAAAACTTGACGTTATCGCCAACAACCTTGCCAACGTAAACACCTCTGGCTTCAAGAAAAGCAGGCCAGATTTTGAAGATCTTCTCTATCAAAAACTCAAGCTTGCCGGCGCTTTAAACGGTGAAGGGAATCAGGTCCCCGTGGGTATGGAAATCGGCCTTGGGGTGCGCCCGGTCTCGGTTAGCAAGATTTTTTCCCAGGGAGAATACGAACAAACCAATAACGAACTCGACCTGGCCATTGAAGGCCGCGGTTTTTTCAAAGTGCTGGTAAACGGCGAAGAGCTCTACACCCGCGCTGGCCACTTCAAGGTTGACCGGGACGGATACATCGTAACCCCTAACGGTGCCAAGCTTCAGCCTGAGATAGTAGTGCCAAATAACGCCGTGCGCATTGAAATCACCCAGGACGGCCAGGTAACCGCGATCATGGGGGACGGCACTACCCAAAATCTTGGCCAGATCCTTCTTTACGATTTTCCAAATCCGGCTGGGCTTTATTCCCTTGGGCGCAATCTCTACCGCCCAAGTGACGCCTCAGGTGACGTCATTGAAGGACAGCCTGGCGCAGAAGGCTTTGGCACCATCGCCCAGGGCTACCTTGAAATGTCAAACGTGGATGTGGTGGAAGAAATGGTCCAGATGATTGTTACCCAAAGGGCTTATGAGGCCAATTCCAAGACGATCCAGACTGCCGATCGCTTACTTGAAATGGCAAACAACGTGAAACGGTAA